The DNA window AATCAaggtttttcaaaattaatattcaatgcaTTTGAtgccaaaatataaaattcggTACTCCAATAGAACAGACTTTGTTTATATGCAAGGCGAGATCCGCGACAGACCATTTGCCATAATTATGAacattattcatagaataaactaactgcatacatacaaattaataatggtTGGTCGGCGGTGCACCGGCCCAGTAGCAAATAGGAGCTTATGCTTATCTGACATCAGGTGTTGGCCGTCTGACTGCAACCCGCGCCTCGCAGAATACTAACCAGCCTAAACCTAACATTAGGCGTAATGATACGACCAATTACCTCTGACCGGAAgtgttacaaacatttatatttttattactctttATCTTCGATGTATAAATCAACAGTTATAGCTAAGAGAACGTGACTCAACTAGTATAATTCTAGTATTAGGATGCAGACGCGAGAGTCGCACAGAGTTTCCATGAactatcttaaaataattttacatacgtTTTGCTGATAGTATTATGTATTTGAATTCACTATTAAATTACAACTGCCTCTATAACCTAATGCCTCATTATTATAGCAACTTACGTAGTTTGTCTATATAGTACATATTCTTCAGATAAATCTTCTAAAATTAAGAAACCTTGTTAATTAGATACTCCCGCAACACTACCAGCCACGACAGAGAATAGGCACCACTGCACACtgtataaactttattaacgAATGTATGCTGTGGATATGCCAATGACCTTGTACTCTTAAGTACGGAATGTCCAGCATGAGGTCTATCCTTTGATTCCCCTTTTTATGATAtaagttatttcaattatttattagtatctTTGCACCACTTAACAAGAAGGTGgtaattattattctatattcatttaattttaaaaatatatgacctAAAACTCGGGGAATCGTAGCACCTTAACTTTATGCAAAAAGGTCATATTGACACCAACTTGACAGCTGTCAGCAGGCGTTGACAGCTGTCAAGTTCACGATAATCATTGCTGTAATtatgcatattattttttagattcTTTATCTCTTTTGAGAATATAATACCAGACGACAAAATATATTGGAAACATGTAagaatttcataaattattacaaaataatctgCACTTATCTACATACTAAAAATACCTTTACGTCGCCGTCATGAACATTTAGAAGTATAGTAGAATACAATGTTAgtgtatttactttatttacaaaacggaatctttaattttataataatctgtGAATGCTTGACTTGAAACATCGCGAGATTTGCCAGAAACAGGTTACCGATTTTCAATCCTTACTGCCTTACTTAATGTTATAGATGCGAAAGTAaatatgtctgtctgtctcgctttcacgaaaaaactactgaaccgatttaaacgTTATTATACAGATAGTATAGAGTCTGAAATAGGACATGGAAAAATGGTTGTATGGGTTTGAAAATTTGCCGTCGTCGGGTTGCAAATTTGAATGGAAaaatcgtaatttttacaattcgaagcataaaactatttttaggctgttaatttgatataaataaatgtaaccttcaaagttttaccctcaagggtgcaaAATTACTATAGGGAATAGGATATGAAAGTCTGTATAGAAATATGTAAGTTTATAAGTATgagaatgttttgtaagtttaatattttataattttaagtcaaataattagttgttaaaaatgctacccgaagacagtatttcacACGGACAAAGTCGTGGGCATAGCtagtttactaataaaataaaaagtttttgtaacaattgTAATGTCTTTTGTCATTGATGTACGAGTAATAACATCattccttaaaaaaatgtgtgtaAATATAACCTTGCCTGAAAATACACAAcgaaaatattctttatacaGCATGTtcaaaaagattatttaaaattgtaaaacatacAATGAACATCCTGTGATGCAAGGATACAGTTTATCTTTCCGGACAATCAAACTAAACCACAATTAATTACTTGACGTACAAATATTTCCCTGTAAAACAATGTAAGGGAATACCGCGTTGTGCTAAAAATAGTTTTCCTCCTGAATTTGGTTATATATTGTTTGTTCTGAGTCTTGTTGTTCATTGCGGCCGCAGATGCGGTGGTGATGGCCAGCCTCGCTGCTGCGGGTCCTCGCCTCCGTCCCGGGAGATGACCGCACCCGCCGCAGCACGCCATGGCGCCGCATGCGCACGATTGCGAAGAGGTAGGCACCAAAACAGTGCCGAGGAACTATATTCTGTATACAGCATCgcacttattatgttttttggtTGGGCTTGACGATCAGCTCAGATCAGATATACGCACGAGAGAGACACTAAGTAACCAATATGACTTTTATGTTCAGAAATAAATGACCTGCTACTAAGTATTTGTGTCGATACAGATCTATGTGCGAtcataataacaaatatatgtacgagtatttcattgtattattttaaaaatcattcgTATTATCTAATCTGCCAGTTTCAATCATAATGAAATTGAAGTTTACTAGAcgttagtaaaaaaatggacaaaactaaaaaaagctttattttaattagtgtcTATTCGATGTCTAGGTGGAACACCTGAATGGCGAAGACTTTCAGGAGGATCCGGTGCACCAGGGCCGGCGCATCCAGCCCGAGGGTCCGCCGGCCGCGCGCGCCTGGGTCGAACACGAGCAGCCGGAGCGCGGCAGCGACAGCCGCACTAGCAGCCCCGGCGAGAACCGGCGCCTACTGAGCCCCGCGCCCCCGCCTCCCGTCGCCATCCCCCGCCATCAGGCCGGACTCGCCCTCGGTGTCTGGGCCGTGTCCAAAGACAGCAAAAAGAAATCGCAAGAGAAAAAGACAAAATGCCAACTCGTGAACAATGTGAAGAAAACGAAAACAAAGTTCCAGAAGAGGAAAGAGAAGCTGATCGCAGTTTTGAAGCCTCCGTACTTCATACTCACCATGATTATTACCATAGTAAGTCCGCATTGCTCGTTGTCCCGTTTTTGAATGTTGCATCACTAGTGTTATCATCTTGATCGATGCCGCATAAGAACACtctatttatgttttcataattaataatatgatttattgataCGAAACATTCATTACTCTAATATTGTTCTTGTACAGTCTTTGTATCTCTAAGGTTTCTCTATAAGTGCGTGTTGTTATTGCAGATCTGTGTGCATGTGTGGGGCACAGAGGACATGCGCGCGCAGCTGGAGTGGGCGCCGGGCGCGTGGTGGCGCGCGCCCTGGCGGCTGCTAACCTACAGTTGCGTGCACGCCACCAACGCACACCTCGCCCTCAACGCGCTCGTCGCCCTCGCGGTAAGAATTTACGAACTTTAATtctaaagcaaaataaactattaaagtTTACGTACTTTAATCTAAATTGAGGTTAAAAATATCTCCAGAAGAAGATATAACTCCAATATATATATTgacttttatttgattatcgTACGGTTTATGGacgtatttttgtatatatatatttttaaatgcaacaaTCGTGCAGCAACCTTTGTAGTAATAGTTGTGGTTGTGTGGTGCAGGTGGGGTGGCGGCTGGAGCGCGAGCAGGGCTGGGCGCGCGCGGCGGGCGTGTGGTGGGGCGGCGTGGCTGCGGGCGCGTTGGGCGCGGGCGCGCTGCAGCCGCACGTGCGCGTCGTGGGCGCCTCCGCCGCCGTCTATGCGCTGCTCACCGCGCACCTGCCCAACGTCTGCCTCAGGTCACTAGTAACAAATACTACTATTCGTTTCAAAGACACCGCGCCTCATTTGCACTTATTTAAAACCGGGTGTCAAAGGATATACATACATCTGATCTCTTTTCTGTCATATCAGCAGTACCCTTAGCGCTGACGTCCCGTGACGCCTGTAAAACGCCTTGTAAACACGAAAGTTGTCGTTCAGATTCGGTCACGTGCCGTTGTGGTGGTTCCGGCCGCTGAGCGTGGCGGTGCTGGGTGCGTCGGAGGCGAGCTGGGCGCTGCTGCGGGCGCCGCCCACGCCCGCCACCGCGGCGACCTACAGCCACGTGGCGTGGGCCGCGCACGCGCTCGGCGCTGCCGCCGGCCTGCCGCTCGGTTTCCTCATCTTTGACGGTATGTaactaggttttttttaaatgatccGTTTCGATCGTTTGCCTGTACTTGCTCGTTTTGTAAATGCAGTTTTCCTAAGAAAATACGATATCCTTCCTgtactttttaaacaattgGAAATATGTATCGTCATAGGTGAAAATTCAAAAGAGCGGTACATGGTGGGCGCGCGCGTGGTGTCCGGGCTGGCGCTGGCGGGCGGGCTGGCGGCGGCCGCGCTGCACCCCGCGCTCTGGCACGACCACACCTAGCTCGCGTGAGCCTCGCACCCTCGGGGACACTCGCCCGATACTATCACATGAACGTGATTAGGATCAATTAAACTGAATGCGATTGCTTTCAAGACTGATATTTCTAAAGTGCAATTGGCTCTGTCCGTCCGAAATTATCTTAACTAGAcgtaatgtatatttaaacgtCCTCGTCTAGTGTTAGCAAGTATAGCAGTCAAATAGCAAATCATAAGTCACTCAAGTCATCTCAAACTGTTGAGAAGAGTCGATTTTAACACTGAAACATGCCGTGGCTTTCACAAAATAGATTGTCATcatgagatatttttttggtaTGGCTAAAACAGTATGTAGCGTGTTGTCCTCGAAACTTTGCCATAAAAATGACACAACGCAATAGACACTTTTGTGACATTCTTTAATATATCTGGTTCGAGCACAATGGCTCACCCTAAAGATCACGTTGATGACAAATCAATTGtaacaagtatttttaaaacaaaaaaaatcaacgtATTAATTCGACGCACATAAAAACTGTGCGAATAACATATGTCAAGTTTGTGAGTTGTACAACTTGCTGTCAAATATACGTATGTACGTTACTATAGAGTACAAAAGTGAGAGAACATTAGGTAATTAGTGGCCAGTTAGGTGTTCATTGTTTTGTGTCTGTTGTAAAAATGTactataatttgtaatatatacaaaagatGATAGCGTAGTAAGTTAATGTACGTTATACGACTACAATACTAACTGAACCTCATTTTATACTTATCCTAGTTAGTATGTGA is part of the Papilio machaon chromosome 4, ilPapMach1.1, whole genome shotgun sequence genome and encodes:
- the LOC106713857 gene encoding protein rhomboid; protein product: MAPHAHDCEEVEHLNGEDFQEDPVHQGRRIQPEGPPAARAWVEHEQPERGSDSRTSSPGENRRLLSPAPPPPVAIPRHQAGLALGVWAVSKDSKKKSQEKKTKCQLVNNVKKTKTKFQKRKEKLIAVLKPPYFILTMIITIICVHVWGTEDMRAQLEWAPGAWWRAPWRLLTYSCVHATNAHLALNALVALAVGWRLEREQGWARAAGVWWGGVAAGALGAGALQPHVRVVGASAAVYALLTAHLPNVCLRFGHVPLWWFRPLSVAVLGASEASWALLRAPPTPATAATYSHVAWAAHALGAAAGLPLGFLIFDGENSKERYMVGARVVSGLALAGGLAAAALHPALWHDHT